The genome window CAGATCCGGGGGGCGGTTCGCGAGCCGCCCCCACGGCTGCGATGAGCGCATCAGATAGAAACCGGGCGCGCACGCAAGCGCAAGGGCAACATCGCCACCGCCCTGCGCGACCGCGCCGAGCGCCGCTTCAGCATCGCGCGCCTGCAGCCCCCACATGTCGGGGTGTCACCCGCGGAGCCAGGTTGTCACCCCCTCCATTCGCAGCGGCTGGACATAACGCGCGATGCCGGAGGTGACCGCATGCAGCACCTCGCGCTCCGGATCGGCGGCGACGCCGAGAGTTTGGGCATTGGCGTACAGCCGCCGCCGCGCCTCCTTCACCTGCGGATGGGTGAACGTGTAGTGCCCGCAGACGATGGTCACCTCCGCGCGGCGAGCCGGGTCCGCGCGCAGGTCGGCCTCGGTGGTGCCCTTCTCCGCCGGCCGCAGCCACTTGGCCCAGCGCCCGGCGGAGAGCACCTGGTCCTCGACGATGCGCCGCAAGTCCGATGGCGCGACACCGGGGGCGGGGTTCTCGCGCAGGGCGGCCGTCTCGCGGTCGGCGAGGGCCAGCAGGGCCTCCGTCTCGGCGTGACCGAACTCGGGGGCGATGTTGGCGGCGGTGATGCCCAGCTCGGGGTGGGCGCGCAGCACGTCGTCAGGCAAGTAGTCCGCGTTGTGCTCCTTGAAGCCGAGGCCATGCTCGCGCGCGACCCTCGCCAGCCGCCGCGCCGTGGCCGCGTCGAAGACGCCGACGTTGTCCCGCATCTTGAGTAAGGTGCCGGTTTGCCCCACGACGAACGCAGGGCGCGGCAGCCCCTGCGCCTCGAGCTGGCGCAGCAGGTCGGTCAGGAACCCCGCGAAATCGGCCTCGGCCGTCAGCCCGCCGCGGATGTCGTCGGTGCCGATCTCATACGAAACCGGCGGCAGGCCGCGCTCGGTGCGGACGCGCTCGATGGTCTGCACCAGTTCCAGGCTGCGCGCGGCGATGTCCTCCGGGGCGACCGCGCCGCCGGGATCGCGCGTGGGGTCAACATGCAGCTGGTGGAAGCCCGCCGCGAGGTCCGCCAGCAGGGACTCCGTCGCGCTCGCCATGGCCTGCTCCAGAGGCAGGCCGGCGCGCATCTCGTCGTCGCGGAACCAGGGGCCGCCGTGGTCGCGGCAGATATAGAGCAGGCCCTCGAACCCGGCCGCGGCCGCCAGGCGCCGGATGTCCGCGGCGAAGGTCTCCTGCGTCCAGCCCTCGACATAGCCCCCCCCGAACGCGGCGGCATCCACCTGGTTGCGGCTGGCGATCAGCATCACCGGGCAGTCGGCGTCGCGCCCCACCGCAAGCGCCGCGCGCACCACCAGCGCCGACATCGGCCCGACCCCCAGCAGCGTCGGCGCCCATCCCTCCTGCTCATAGCGGCCCAGCAGACGGGCGACGACCTCATTCAGAGTCAAGTCAAGCGGCAACCTGGTTCCCAACTCATGCACCTCCTCGTCGGTAGGGAGAAAGATAAGCCCCGGGCCGCACCGGCATGCCCCGGGGCATGCCGGTGCGGCCCGCGCACTCGCGAGCCGGGTTCTGCGTCATCGGCTCCGCTGCGGGGAGCTAGACGACCTCCATCGTTGACGGCGGCTTGGTGGCGATATTGTAGGTCACGCTGACCACCCCGGGCACCTCCGAGGTCATCCTGGCGGCCAGCTTCTCCAGCACCTCATGCGGCAAGCGCGTCGGCGCCGCCGTGCGCGCGTCAACACTGTCCCAGCAGCGGACCTCGATCTGCAAGCCGAACTCGCGCTTGCCATCGCGCATACCGGTTACGCGGTCCTGGTGCAGAATCGCCATGTACTGGAACGCCTCCGTATGCGACAGCTCCGCTTCGACGATGACGGTCGCCCGCCGCACCGTCTCGATCCTCTCCGGCGTCACCTCGCCAACGACGCGCGCGGCCAGCGCCGGCCCCGGGAACGGTTTGCGGTTGGACACCGATTCCGGCAGCTTCAGTGCC of Armatimonadota bacterium contains these proteins:
- a CDS encoding class II D-tagatose-bisphosphate aldolase, non-catalytic subunit, producing the protein MGTRLPLDLTLNEVVARLLGRYEQEGWAPTLLGVGPMSALVVRAALAVGRDADCPVMLIASRNQVDAAAFGGGYVEGWTQETFAADIRRLAAAAGFEGLLYICRDHGGPWFRDDEMRAGLPLEQAMASATESLLADLAAGFHQLHVDPTRDPGGAVAPEDIAARSLELVQTIERVRTERGLPPVSYEIGTDDIRGGLTAEADFAGFLTDLLRQLEAQGLPRPAFVVGQTGTLLKMRDNVGVFDAATARRLARVAREHGLGFKEHNADYLPDDVLRAHPELGITAANIAPEFGHAETEALLALADRETAALRENPAPGVAPSDLRRIVEDQVLSAGRWAKWLRPAEKGTTEADLRADPARRAEVTIVCGHYTFTHPQVKEARRRLYANAQTLGVAADPEREVLHAVTSGIARYVQPLRMEGVTTWLRG